The nucleotide window CAACCGCAACTCGGTGGAGGTCACGGGTGTGCAGGTGCCGGCCGTGATCGCCGAGATCGCGGACCAGGTGTTCGACAGCGGCGACGAGTACGTCCTGGAGAACGGTCGTCCGCGCGACCGCGCCACGCTCCGTACCCGCTACGTGCAGGACCGCTTCAACGTGGGGCTGGCCGGCAACTGGTATGGCCAGCAGATCGACCGCCTGGAAGAGGGCGCCACACCGGCCGAGGACGTCTTCCTCGAAAACGGCCCGCACTTCGTGGTGGACGCGGACGCCACCTTCCAGGTGACGGAAGGCCTGCGTTTCTCCATCGGTGCCGAGAACCTGCTCAATGCCGAGCCGGTCGTGGTGCCGGACGGCTACAACTTCAGCGGGATCTTCCCGTTCGACAGCTCGTCAGGTCTGAGCATGAACGGGCGCTACATCTACACCCGCGTGCAGGTGAGCTTCTGACGGCAGGGCTCATCCGCATGTGATACGACGAGGGGCACCCCGGCGGGGTGCCCCTCGCTTCGTTCGTGACCCGGTGGGTCGCGTCACTCCGGCAGGGCAAACGCGACGATCCAGTCGCCCGGGGATCCGATCCCGGAACGTCCTCCTGCGGCGATGACCACGTACTGCCGTCCGTTGTGGCGATACGTCATGGGGGCGGCCTGCCCACCCGCCGGCAGCGGCGCCTCCCAGAGGAGGGCACCGGTCGACGTGGCATAGGCACGGATGCGGTCGTCCATGCCGCCGGCGATGAAGGTCAGCCCACCCCCGGTAGCGAGCGGGCCTCCGAAGGTCAGTGAGCCCCACTCTGGAGAAGCCGTCACACCCTGCGGCAGCAGCCGCTCCGGCACACCGCCATGGGGCCGCTCCCAGCGGAGGGTTCCGGTGGACAGATCCACCGCCACGAGCTTCGACCACGGCGGGGGAGAGCAGGGGAGACCGCTCGGCGCCACCAGGGGCATGCGCGTCATGCCATACGGGGTTCCGCCCTGGGACGCGTATTCGAGCCCGGGCGCGCGGTCGCGCAGGCCGCGCTCGAAATCGTTCCGCCGATGGAGTTGCACGAACATGGCCAGTCGCTTCACCGGCACGATGAGCGTCTGCCGTACCGGATCCCACGCCGCGCCGTCCCAGTTCATCCCGCCGCCGAAGCCGGGCCACAGCAGCGAGCCCTCCAGGGAGGGAGGGGTGAAGATCCCGTCGTTCCGCAGGCGAGCGATCCAGCCGCTGCAGAAGGCCCGCTCCTCGTCCGTCAGGCCGAACGCGGAGTCCGGGGTCAGGACGGTCTCGTGCAGAGCCGGAAGCGAGGGAAAGGGCTGCGTGGGCCACGCGCGCTCCCCCGGCACGTCGCTGGCCGGCACCGCGCGTTCCTCGACGGGGTCGAGCGGCGCTCCGGTCTCGCGGTCCAGGAGGAAGAGGTGGCCCATCTTGGTGCCGACGAGCACGGCCGGCAGTGTCCGGCCGCCGCGCTCCACGTCCAGCACGATCGGCTGGGAGGCCACGTCGTAGTCCCACAGGTCGTGGTGCACGACCTGGAAGGACCAGACCACTTCGCCGGTCGTCGCACGGACGGCCACCACGGAGTTGGCGAAGTCATTGCGGCCCGGGCGCTCACCCCCGTAGAAGTCGGGAGCGGCGCTGCCGGTCGGGAGGAAGACCAGCCCGCGCTCGAGGTCCGCCGAGATGGGCGCCCATACGTTTGCGCCGCCGGTCGTGCGAGCGGCCTCCTCGGACCAGCCCGACCAGCCTGGCGCGTCGGGAGAGCGGGGAATGGGATCGAAGCTCCAGAGCAGGCTGCCGCTGCGCACGTCGTAGGCCCGCACGATGCCGGACTCCACGTCCTTGCGCCGGTTGTCGCCGATGGCGGAGCCGACCACGAGCACGTCGCCCACCACGGCCGGCGGGGACGTGACGAGGTAGTCGCCAACGTCCACGGCCCGGCCGCCGAGGGCAACATCGGTCGAGAGATCCACGCGCCCGTCCTGCCCGAAGGCGGCGCAGGTCTCGCCGCGATCGGCATCGAGCGCGATGAGCTCCGCCTCGATCGTCGCGATGAAGATCCTTCGCCCGCACGGCGTGCTGGCGTCGGCGGCGGGATCGTCCCAGGCGGACACGCCGCGCGAGATGAAGTCCTCGGAATATCCGTGATCGACGTCGACATGGGGATCGAAGGCCCAGCGCTCGGCCCCGGTTGCGGGATCGAGTGCGAGGACGCGATTGAGCGGAGTGGAGACGTAGAGCGTGCTCCGGCGCATCAGGGGAGTCGTCTCGAACCGGATATCCTGACCGTGGCAGCCACTGCAGCCGGCGCCAGCGGACGCGGCGGCGGGTTCTCCGTCGGGACGGATCCCGTCGGCTCCGTGGGAGCCGCGATCGAACATCTCCGGCGGCAGATCCCCCGCGCGGACGCTCCACGCCACCTCGAGTCGGTCGACGTTGGACGTGTCGATGGCGTGGAGGTCGGACCAGCGCCGTCCCCCCGCATCCCCCGCGTGCGCCTTCCACTCGACGTCGGGCGGGAGGGCCTCGCCGCCCGCCCGACTGCAGGCGTTCGACCCGAGGGGGACAAGGAGAGCGAGGATCAAGGAACGGCGCGTGGATGCGGCGGGACAGGCGGCCATGGCGCTCGAGCTCCGTACGGGGATCGGGTCCGGGAACGATGGCGGGGTCGGCCGTCCGGCGACCACGGTTCAGGGACGGCCGGGACAGGGCCGGGACGAACGGGACGCCGAGGCCTTTGCCGGCGGGGTGCGGTGGCCGAATCTCAGGGATGACCTCCACGCCGGAGCCGCAGCGCGCCGAGGGCACCGCCCCGGGCCCCCCCGGGGCCGGGCGAACCGCGCTCGTCCTGTTGGCGCTCTTCTTCCTGCTCGAGTCCATCACCCGGACCGCGTACTTCCACTTCGGTGCGCGCGCCACCGGGTCCGGCCGACCCTTCCTCGACACGCTCATCTCCGAAACCACCGGCTCGGCGGGGCTGATCGCGATGTTCGTGGTCGTGATCGTGCCGCTCACCCGCCGCTGGCCCCTGCGCCGGGACGGCTGGGCGGCAGCGTTGCCCCGCTACGCCGCCGGCTTCCTAGTCTATACGGTCGGCAAGACCTGCACGATGTGGGCGCTGCGAGCGCTGCTGTTCCCGCTGGCGGGCCTGGGGTTCTACGACTACGGTGCGCTCGCGGACCGCTTCGTGATGGAGGGCGCGAACGATGTCCTGGGCTTTGCGCTCCTCGTGGCGCTCGTGCACGCCGCCCGGGCCTGGGAGCACGAGCGGGAGCGGCGTCTCCACCAGGCCCGCTTGGAGGCGAGCTTGCACGCGGCGCGCCTGCAGGCCCTGCAGGGTCAATTGCAGCCGCACTTCCTCTTCAACACCCTGAACACGATCTCGTCCGTGATGTACGGCGATCCGGCGCGCGCCGATCGGCTCCTCTCGCGCCTGTCGGAGCTTCTCCGCTTCTCGTTGCAGGCTCCGGAGCAGTCGCGGATCACGATCGAGCAGGAGCTGCAGGTCCTGGAGCGATACCTGGAGATCATGCGCGCCCGCTTCGAGGATCGGCTGTGCGTGCAGGTGTCGCTGCAACCGCAGGCCCGGGGAGCCGCCATCCCGCCCTTCCTCCTGCAGCCCCTCGTGGAGAACGCCATCGAGCACGGAGGACGCGACCGACCCGAGGGCGTGCGGATCGACGTCCGCATCGACCGGGTGGGCAGCGATCTGCGGATCCGGGTGGACGACGACGGACCGGGACCGGAGGCGGGGGGTGGTGACGCCCCTGGAGAGGGGATCGGTCTGCACAACACACGCGAACGACTGCGCCTGCTGAACGGACCGGAGGCGCGGTTGGACCTGACGGTCGCGGACGGAGGTGGCGGGCGCGCCGAGGTGCGGGTGCCGTTCGTGGTCGAGGGCCAGCCGTGACGAAGCCGACCGCCCTGATCGTGGATGACGAGCCCCACGCGCGCGCGAAGTTGCGGCGACTCCTGGAGCAGGACGGACGCATGGACATCGCGGGCGAGGCGCGCGACGGCCTCGAAGCCGTGGCAGCCCTGGAGACGGTGCGGCCCCATACCGTGTTCCTGGACGTACAGATGCCCGGCCTGGACGGCTTCGGGGTCCTGGACGCGCTCGACCCGACCCTCACGCCCCATGTCGTCTTCGTCACGGCCCACGACGCGCACGCCCTGCGTGCGTTCGACGTCCACGCCGTGGACTACCTGCTCAAGCCGGTGGACCCGGATCGGTTCGTGGAGGCCGTGGACCGAGCGCTGGAGGCGCCGCGCCGGGGTGGTCTCGCGCGCTCCGTCCGTGCATCACTGCCCCCGGAGCGTCAGATCGTCGAACGGTTCCTGGTCCGCGTGCGCGGGCGTATGATCCTCGTTCCGGTGGAACGGGTGGAATACATCTCCGCGGCCGGCAACTATGCCGAGCTGCACGTGGGGAAGGAGGTACACCTGGTGCGGGGGACCCTGCAGGAGTTGGAGGACCGATTGCCCGAGATGCGCTTCCGGCGCATCCACCGCTCGACGATCGTGAACCTGGACCACGTGCAGGAGTTGCAGCCGTGGTCCCACGGGGACCTGACCGTCGTGTTGCGCTCGGGCACGGAGCTGCGCCTGAGCCGCCGCTACCGCGAGCGGCTGCACGGGGTGTTCGGACCATGAGCGAGAGCGCCCTCCCCGCCACCCCCGCCGACCTGCTCGCGCGCCTGGACGCGCTGGGCATCGACCATCATACCATCGAGCACCCACCCGTCTTCACGGTGGACGAAGCCAAGCGTCTGCGGGGGCGCATCCCGGGCGCGCACGTGAAGAACCTCTTCCTGCGCGACAAGAAGGGCGTGATGTGGCTCTTCACGTGTCTGGAGGACCGGGACGTCGATCTGCTCTGGCTGGCCGACCAGATCGGCTGCAAGCGGTTCTCCTTCGGGAGCGCCGAGCGGCTACTCCGCACGCTCGGCGTGGAGCCGGGGTCGGTCACGCCCTTCGGCGTGATCAACGACCGCGCACGCGAGGTGGGAGTGGCCCTGGACCGGGGTCTCCTGGACCATGACCCGCTCAACTTCCATCCCCTCGTCAACGACCGCACGACCGCCGTCTCGCCGTCCGGGCTGGTCCGTTTCCTCGAGGCTGAGGGGCATCCGCCGCGCTGGATCGCCTTTCCCTAGCCGGCGTCCCGGCGTCCCGGGACGCACTCCGCGTCCGGCCATTCCTCTCCCGCACGGGTCGGCCGTCCAACGCCGTCCACGGGTACGCCCTGGCGGGCGTACCCTAAATCGCTTATGCTTTACCCTGAGCGGTTTAGGCAACAGGCGGGGCGCAGGCTCCGTGCGCAGGCGCCGCGGGTCCACCTAGCCCAGCGGGAGGCGCCGGCGCACGAGGATCTCGAAGGGGCGATGGAATGGACGGACGGGTCGAGCTGGTTCCCGGTACCCTGGACATGCTGGTCCTCAAGGCGCTCTCGGTGGAGCCGCTCCACGGGTTCGGGATCGCGCGCTGGATCGAGCGCATCACGGGCGATCGCCTCACCGTGGAGGAGGGAGCGCTGTATCCCGCACTCCATCGGCTGGAGAAGCGGGGTTGGCTGCGGTCCGCCTGGGAGCGCAGCGAGCGTGGCCGTCGCGCACGCGTCTACCAGCTGACGGCCGAAGGCCGCTCGGAGCTCGAACGACTGACCGCGCGCTGGGAGGGCTCGGCGTGGGCGGTGCAGCGGATCCTGGACGCGGAGGGGTGAGGAATGGGAACGGATCCAGAAGGGCGGCGCATCCGTGAGGAGATGGAGCACCACCTCGACGAGCTGCGCAGCGCGCTCGAGCGCGAGGGGCTGACCCCGGAGGAGGCGCGGCGGGAGGCGGAGCGGCGCTTCGGCGACCGCGACCGCGTGGCGCGCCAGACCCTGCGCGCGGGTGGAGCGGGGACGAGCGGCGCGTGGCGCGGCCTGCGCTCGGACCTGGTGCAGGTCGGTCGGGGGCTCGTCCGCGCGCCGGCGTTCGCCGGCGGGGTCCTGATCACCATCGCGCTCACGCTCGGCGCGGCCATCACCGTGTTCGGGGTGGTGTGGGACGTCCTGCTCCGTCCCCTCGCGCTACGGGACCCCGATGCCCTCGTGGTGCTGGCGGAGCGGATGCCCGCAGACGGGATCGAAGGCTCGCCCACGTCCACGGGCACCTATCACGATTGGCGGCGCGAGCTCACGCGCGTGCAGGATCTGGTCGCGTGGGAGTGGGGATCCTGGACGCACGAGGATCCGGAGCGTCCGGAGGAGCTGATCGGTGTGCGCATCCGCGGCGACGCGTTCGCCGTGCTGGGGATCGAGGCGGCCCTGGGGCGCGTGCTGGCCCGCGAGGACGAAGTCGACGGCGCGCCCGCGACGGCGCTCCTGCTCTCGCACGGCTACTGGACGCGGCGCTTCGGACAGGATCCCGGCATCGTGGGCCGCACGGTCCGGGTGGACGGTGTGGATCGCACGGTGGTGGGGGTGCTGCCGCCGCGTCTCGAGCTGATCGGCCCGGACGCGGAGATCTTCCTGCCCAGCGGCCTGGTTCCCGAGGAGGCCACCAATCGCGGCGGGCGCACCGTCACAGCGGTGGGGCGGCTCGCCCCCGGTGCGACCGTGGCCGATGCGGCACGCGAGGTGGCCGCGCTCACGGAGCGGATCGCCGAGACGTACCCGACCTCCGCGCGGGGCTGGAGCGCCGACGCCGTGCCACTCGGCGAGTTCCTGGTGGGTTCGGTGCGTCCTCGTCTGCTGGCCGCGAGCGCCGCCGTGGCCCTCCTGGTGTTGGTGGCGCTGGTGAATCTCACCACGCTCTTCCTGGTGCGCGCCTCCGACCGCACGCGCGAGACAGCCGTGCGCGCGGCGCTCGGCGCGTCACGCCCGCAGCTCCTGCGCATCCCCCTGCTGGAAAGCCTGTTGCTGGCGGGGGTGGGCGGCGCGGGAGGGCTGCTCCTGGCCCGGGCGCTCTCCGGGTGGGTGGTCTCCACGCCGGGGCTGGCCCTGCCTCGCAGCACGACGGCCGGGCTGTCGCCCCTCACCGTCCTGGTCGCGGCGCTCCTGGCGCTCGGCGTTGGGCTGCTCGCGGGTCTCTGGCCGGCGCTGGAGGGCGTCCATCGCGCTCTGGCCTCGCTGGGCCGGGGGACGGCCGGGCAGCGCACGACCGGTCGGGACGTCCGCTCGCGGCACGGCCTGGTGGTCCTGCAGCTCGGGCTGACCACCGTGCTGCTCATCGGGGCCGGTCTGTTCGTCCGCACGGTGCGGGCCGTCGGAGACGTGGACCTGGGCTTCACACCCGAGCAGACGGTCGCGGCCCGCGTCTCCATCGACGGGGAGCGCTACAGCGATCGGGCTGCCCAGCGCGCCTACCAGGACCGCCTGCTGGAGCGGGTGCGCGCCCTTCCCGGGGTGAGCGCCGCCGGGTTGACGTCCGCCCTGCCCATGGATCCGGTGGCGGCCAACTTCGACCTGCCGACCCGCACGTCCGAGGGCACGCCCTGGGGGGAGGCGGCCCAGGTGGACTTCCGCATGGTGAGCGACGGCCTGGACCGCGCCCTCGGGCTGCGCGTGCGCGAAGGCCGCTTCTTCGCCGCGGAGGACCGGGGCGGGCCGCTCGTGGCCGTGGTCAATCGGACGCTGGCCGAGGCCTTCTGGCCCGGAGAGTCGGCGGTGGGCCAGCGCATCCAGAACGTCTGGCGCCAGGACGCCTTCGCCGAGGTGGTGGGGGTGGTGGAGGATACGCGCTTCTACGGACCCACCGAATCGCCCCGGCGCGAGATGTACGTGCCGCTGCACCAGTCGGGCTTTTCGTTCCTCACGGTGGTCGCGCGGGGAGAGGCGGGCGCCGATGCGCTCCAGGCCGCGCTCGAGCAGGCGGTCGTCGACGTGGATCCGCTGCTCCCCCCACAGTCGGTGTTCCCGGTGGCGACGCTGGTCTCCGCGAACACCGCCACGGAGCGCTTCTACGCGACGCTGCTCTCCGCGTTCGCTCTGCTGGCGCTGATCCTGGCGGCGGCGGGCATCTATGCCGTCCTTGCCTACGGCGTGCGCCTGCGGACGCGCGAGCTGGGCGTGCGCATGGCGCTCGGCGCGAGCCGCGGCGCGGTCACGGCCATGGTGCTGCGGAGCGGCCTCGTGTTGGGCGGCATCGGTGCCCTGCTCGGCCTGCTGGGCGCGTTGCCCGCCACTCGCCTCGTCGGCGGGATGCTCTACGGCGTCTCGCCCCTGGACCCGGCGACCTGGGTCGGCGTGTCCGCCCTCCTGCTGGCGGTGGCGGGGCTGGCCTGCCTGAGTCCCGCGCTCCGGGCCGCGCGCCTCGACCCGGCCCGCGTCCTCCAGGACGAGTAGGGTTGGGAGGTGCGCGGCCCGCGGCCCACCCGCGTCCGGTCGCCCGACGTGTGCAGCGCCTGAACTAGCTGGCTCGCTGCGCGCGCCACTCCTCGAGGCCGTCCAGCCGGCTGCGCAGGTCGAAGCTGCGGTAGTCGCAGGTCAGCTCCTCGCCCGCCGTGATGTCGCGGTTGGCCCAGGTGCCGTCCTCGCGGTCGTCGCAGTTCGGCTCGAAGGAGTGGTTCATGTAGCGTCCCGCGTCGCCGCACAGGACGTACATGCCGTCATCCGTCTGGTAGACCAGGTCGGACAGCCAGCCGCGGAAGGGCTCGGGGAACGCCTCGAGCTGGTCGGCCGTCATCTCCCAGTCGATGCCGGAGGTGAACTCCCACACCCGCGTTCCGGCAGGGACGTCGGCGGCGGCGAAGACCCCGGTGCCGTGGATGGGGCTGCGACGAAGAACGGTCGGAATCAGGAACATGCGCGGACCTCGGACCCGCACGGTGACCGCCGCGGACGGCTCGGGGCGAGCCGCGAGAAGCGACGGCGACGGATAGAGTAGCGCAAGCCGCGCGGGCTTCAAGGGGGGAGGGAGGACCTCCCCGTCGTTGGCCGCCTCGCCTACCGCTCCGTGCGGATCATCCGGACGCCTCGCCTACCGCTCCGTGCGGATCATCCAGACGCCTCGCCTACCGCTCCGCGCGGATCATCCGGCCGCCGATCATCACCCACTCCACGCGGCCGAGCGCGTCGATGTCCTCGCTGGGATCGCCCCGCGTGACGATGAGGTCGGCGACCATCCCGGGGGCGATGGCCCCGATCCGGTCGGACATCCCGAGCGACTCGGCCGCCAGCGAGGTGGCGGATACGATGGCGTCCATGGGTGCCTGCCCGCCCTGGTGGACGCGGTACGCCAGCTCCTCCCAGTTGCGGCCGTGCGCGCCCGCGACCGCGTCCGTGCCGAACACCATCCGCAGCCCCGGCACGGTCAGCCCCTCGCGGAAGACGGCCAGGGCGCGCGGCAGGGCCTCCTCCATCTGCCGGAACCCCTCCTCGGTGTAGTTGCCGATGCCGAGGAAGCGCTCCTTGTTCTCCAGGTAGTTGCGGAAGACCAGGTCGATGTTGGGGTCGAAGAAGGTGCCGTGCTCGGCCATCACCTCCAGCGAGGCGCGATCCAGCAGCGCGCCGTGCTCCACGGTGGTGCAACCGGCGCGCGCCGCCCGCTGCGCGCTCTCGGGCCCGTGGGCATGCACCACCGAGCGGAGTCCCCGTTCCGTGGCGGCGCCGCACGCGGCGTCCAGCTGCTCCTGTGACAGCGTGGGCGCGCCTCCGTCGCGGATGCTGGCGGACGCGAACACCTTGATCACGTCGGCGCCGCGCGCCGCCATCGAGTCCACGAACGCGCGGATCTCGTCGGGTCCGCCGGTGCGCTCGGTGACCGGGCTGATGGAGGTGAGCAGGCGCGGACCCGGGATGACGCCCCGGGCGAGCGCGTCGCGCAGCGCCAGGTCCTCGGGCGCGCCGAGGCTCTGCGCGGTGGTCACCCCGCCCATCAAGGTGGTCCAGGCGTTCTCGGCCATGTAGAAGCCGCGCTCCGCCTCGGTCTCGGGGACCTGGGCGCTCTGCGAGCGGCCACTGCGGTCGAAGTGCCACCCGATGTGCACGTGCGTGTCGATGAGACCGGGCATGACCGTCAGGCGGCCGATGTTGTGCACCAGGCCGGCCGCGCTCTGCCCGGGCGGCGTGATGTCCACGATCACGCCGTCGCGGATCACGATGTCGCGGTTCTCCAGCACGCCGCCGCGGCCGTCCAGGATGCGCTGCGCCCGGATGGCTGTCAGCGTGGAGTCCGCGTCCGGACCGGTGCGCATGGTATCGGCGGGCTGCTCGCGCTCGGGGGGTGCGCACGCCGCCACCCAGGCCAGCAGGAGCAGCGCGCTCCCGCGGTGGCGTCTCCGCGCACGCGTCCCGCGGGGGTGCGTCGGCCGTCCACCGCGCCGGCTCATCGGCTTCCTCCACCGGAGCCGATCTCCGGTGCGTAGACCTCACGCAGACGCTGGTGGTATTCCCCGAGCAGGCCCTGCAGCGTGCCATGCTCCTCCGCCACCACGGCCCGGAAGTCGGCGTCGCTCAGGAAGTCGTAGAGGATGGCCGCCATGATCTGGGCGTCGAGCCGGAAGCCGCGGTGTCCGACGTCGGTGAAGGCATCGGCTTCCATCTCCTTGGTGTGGTAGGTGCCGCGCGAGCTGAACACGCTCACACCGATGCCGGGGATCTCGCGCGTGACGTAGCCGGTCTCCTCGTACCCCGCCGGCCGCTGCCGCTCCTCGACGAGCTCGGGGGCGCCGAGCGCGCGGGCGTAGGCGAAATACAGCTCTTCCAGGGATCCCACGCTGATGCCATCCCGATACTCGCCGTAGCGGTCGATGCTGACTTCCGTTCCCGTTGCCAGCGCGGCACCGCGAGCCGCGTCGTCCATCATGTCCGTGATGTGCGCCAGGTAGACCTCGTCCGGATAGCGGATGTAGTAGTCCACCACGGCGCGGGCCGGTACCACGTTGGGAGCGACACCCCCCTCGGGGATCACGCCCTGGATGGACGCCTCGGGCCGGAAGGTGGAGCGCAGGCCGTTGACGGACGAGTAGAAGCGCACGGCGGCCTCGAGCGCGTTGCGCCCGTTCCACGACGTGAGCTGGTGCGCCGGCCGACCCGTGAAGGTGTACTTCACCTCGTTGATGTTGAGACAGCACACGCCGAAGCCGGCCCGGGCCCGTGCGGTCTGCGTGGAGGAGTGGCTGCGCACGAGGATATCGGTCCCGGCGAACACGCCGGCCTCGTACATGATCGTCTTCGCGGGAGGACCCACCTCCTCCGCCGGCGTGCCGAAGACCTTGAGGGTGCCGGGGACGCGGCGCTCGGACATGTAGTCCTGGAGGGCGAACGCCGCTGCCAGTGCCACGGGCGTCTGCGCATTGTGCTGGTCGCCGTGGAAGGCGCCGTCGATGTCGCGCAGGGCGTCGTACTCGCCGATGAGCCCCAACGTGGGGCCGGCGGTGCCACCCGGGGAGGTCCACGTCGCCGCGAACGCGGTCTCGAGGTCCGCCACGCCCACCTCCACCTGGAATCCGCGTGCGCGCAACACGGAGACCAGGGTGTCCACCGCGGCGTGCTCCTCCCACCCGACCTCCGGCGTGCGGCCGATGTGATCGGACAGCGCCTGCATCTCCTCGTCCCACCAGGTCCCGACGCCTTCGAGCAGCGCGTCGCGTACGCGATCGTCGCGCTCCACCATCCGTGTGGCGCGCCGCTCAGGGTCCAGGCGCGCCTGCAGCGCATCGATGCGTTGGAGCACACCCGCCGCGGCCTGCATCTCGGTGGGCGTGGTCTGGGCGTGGACGCTGGACGCTCCGACCAGGAGCAGCAGCGCGGGGAGGGACACAGTGCGAGGCGACATCGATGGAAGCTCCCGTGGGTCCGGCCGCAGCCGGCAATCCGACATGGGCTCATGATACGCCTGCCCCCGGAGGGGCGCACCCGGCGCTGCGCCCGGACGGGAACTCAGCGACCCGTCCCACCTCCGTCGGGATCGCCCCGCAGACGCCGCGCACACGCCTCCAGCATCGCCTCCGTCTCCTCCCACCCCAGACAGGGGTCGGTGAGGGAACGCCCGCGAGCCCGGACCGACGGGTCCGGCCCGAGGTCCTGACGCCCTTCCTCCAGGTAGCTCTCGACCATCCACCCCAGGATCGCGTCCTCCCCACCGGCGCGCCGCTCCGCCAGCTCGCGCGCGATGACGGCCTGGCGGCGCGGGTCCTTGCGCGAGTTGCCGTGGGCGCAGTCGACGAGGATGCGGTCGGGGAGGCCGCGCGCGCGCACCTGTGCCCGCGCGTCCGTCAACGAATCCGTGTCGTAGTTGGGCGCGGATCCTCCCCGCAGGATGAGGTGGCGGTCGGGGTTGCCGGTCGTCTCGATCACCGCCACCCGACCGTCGTGATCCACCCCGAGGAAGTGGTGCGGGTGGGAGGCGGCCACCATGGCGTCCAGCGCGATCTGGAGGCTCCCGTCCGTCCCGTTCTTGAAGCCCACCGGCATGGACAGACCGGACGCGAGCTGGCGGTGGGTGGGCGACTCCGTCGTGCGGGCACCGATCGCGGCCCACGACACCAGCTCCGCGATGTACTGCGGGATGACCGGCTCCAGGAACTCGGTGGCGGTGGGCAGCCCGAGCGCGGCCACGTCGAGCAACAGGCGGCGCGCGATGCGGAGGCCGGCGGCCATGTCGCCGCTGTCGTCCAGGTAGGGGTCGTTGATGAGGCCTTTCCAGCCGATCGTCGTGCGCGGCTTCTCGAAGTAGACCCGCATCACCACGTAGAGGACGTCCGAGAGCCGCTCGGCCACCGGGCGGAGACGCCGGGCGTAGTCGAGCGCGCTGTCGGGGTCGTCCACCGAGCACGGCCCCACGACGACCAGGGCGCGCGGATCGGCACCGGCGAGGAGCGCCCGCAGGGTCCGGCGGCTGGCGGCCATGTGGGCCGCGACGGGCTCGGGGATGGGCAACTCGGCGGCGAGCTCGCCCGGGCTCGGCAGGGGACGGGCCCCGCGGACGTGTTCGTCCCGGATCTTGAATGCCATGCCTCAAGCTCGCGGGA belongs to Gemmatimonadota bacterium and includes:
- a CDS encoding peptidase dimerization domain-containing protein translates to MSPRTVSLPALLLLVGASSVHAQTTPTEMQAAAGVLQRIDALQARLDPERRATRMVERDDRVRDALLEGVGTWWDEEMQALSDHIGRTPEVGWEEHAAVDTLVSVLRARGFQVEVGVADLETAFAATWTSPGGTAGPTLGLIGEYDALRDIDGAFHGDQHNAQTPVALAAAFALQDYMSERRVPGTLKVFGTPAEEVGPPAKTIMYEAGVFAGTDILVRSHSSTQTARARAGFGVCCLNINEVKYTFTGRPAHQLTSWNGRNALEAAVRFYSSVNGLRSTFRPEASIQGVIPEGGVAPNVVPARAVVDYYIRYPDEVYLAHITDMMDDAARGAALATGTEVSIDRYGEYRDGISVGSLEELYFAYARALGAPELVEERQRPAGYEETGYVTREIPGIGVSVFSSRGTYHTKEMEADAFTDVGHRGFRLDAQIMAAILYDFLSDADFRAVVAEEHGTLQGLLGEYHQRLREVYAPEIGSGGGSR
- a CDS encoding amidohydrolase family protein translates to MSRRGGRPTHPRGTRARRRHRGSALLLLAWVAACAPPEREQPADTMRTGPDADSTLTAIRAQRILDGRGGVLENRDIVIRDGVIVDITPPGQSAAGLVHNIGRLTVMPGLIDTHVHIGWHFDRSGRSQSAQVPETEAERGFYMAENAWTTLMGGVTTAQSLGAPEDLALRDALARGVIPGPRLLTSISPVTERTGGPDEIRAFVDSMAARGADVIKVFASASIRDGGAPTLSQEQLDAACGAATERGLRSVVHAHGPESAQRAARAGCTTVEHGALLDRASLEVMAEHGTFFDPNIDLVFRNYLENKERFLGIGNYTEEGFRQMEEALPRALAVFREGLTVPGLRMVFGTDAVAGAHGRNWEELAYRVHQGGQAPMDAIVSATSLAAESLGMSDRIGAIAPGMVADLIVTRGDPSEDIDALGRVEWVMIGGRMIRAER
- a CDS encoding 3-deoxy-7-phosphoheptulonate synthase codes for the protein MAFKIRDEHVRGARPLPSPGELAAELPIPEPVAAHMAASRRTLRALLAGADPRALVVVGPCSVDDPDSALDYARRLRPVAERLSDVLYVVMRVYFEKPRTTIGWKGLINDPYLDDSGDMAAGLRIARRLLLDVAALGLPTATEFLEPVIPQYIAELVSWAAIGARTTESPTHRQLASGLSMPVGFKNGTDGSLQIALDAMVAASHPHHFLGVDHDGRVAVIETTGNPDRHLILRGGSAPNYDTDSLTDARAQVRARGLPDRILVDCAHGNSRKDPRRQAVIARELAERRAGGEDAILGWMVESYLEEGRQDLGPDPSVRARGRSLTDPCLGWEETEAMLEACARRLRGDPDGGGTGR